One Coccinella septempunctata chromosome 1, icCocSept1.1, whole genome shotgun sequence DNA window includes the following coding sequences:
- the LOC123322881 gene encoding uncharacterized protein LOC123322881 isoform X2 — MPTPETRLNVNETKWHLKTQPRVTTSPEPRWLVSMAKTFVVFATYLSLSLAQDRLARSGDLDRGPINLSAAGIVKIAESNAFTTRSIDFFGSDSEESPTNLVLNKKYNNNNPLVNHTFTKRGRAEGTKGVSYISSVPIEPLRLNRLEVWNSSSALKRRLELSTEFFLVPSTDANPSFTTPQHSIYTACAGCTVKSTKIGAFFRDEVWVVPVLSLSAVTMMLIAGFEVFVLCKAYYTTPSRRHLFLGQMLLLGLFSGAALASVFTASPTQFTCAIVRFGTGVTYAIIFASLLVKCVFLVSLNGGVYLPAPYQGLLLLFAILIQVAIGAQWLLTNPPIVDEVTFDNVMLGGNKYGVLVTAEDLGKPVTVHLCRTPFMDMLFSLIYVIFLVVFVTVLAVKSRGIRDNYREATYIGMSVGCSIMIWVIWTMSGFIVHERHKDACIAFGLVVSSIVVFLIMFMPKGRQLAAMGKEGVYVEDREERFSSLSRAGSGYSPSFFHFKPVKYGLSHGSSQKIPPVLTTVGPGGVFLSPDDGNVYTTLEPTMSSNPNVYFQRGAGLHPGMMY; from the coding sequence ATGCCTACTCCCGAAACACGTCTGAATGTTAATGAAACGAAGTGGCACCTCAAGACCCAACCAAGAGTTACTACATCTCCGGAACCACGATGGCTAGTCAGTATGGCTAAAACGTTCGTGGTGTTCGCGACATACCTGTCGCTATCTCTCGCGCAGGATCGGCTTGCCCGATCTGGAGACTTGGACCGCGGACCTATCAACCTTTCGGCTGCTGGCATTGTCAAAATTGCCGAAAGTAATGCTTTTACCACGAGATCAATAGACTTTTTCGGGAGTGACAGTGAAGAATCACCCACCAATTTAGTTTTAAATAAGAAGTACAATAACAATAATCCTCTTGTTAACCATACTTTTACCAAGCGTGGACGTGCAGAAGGAACAAAAGGTGTAAGTTACATATCGAGTGTCCCTATCGAGCCTTTGAGACTCAACCGTCTAGAAGTCTGGAATTCCTCATCAGCCCTCAAGCGACGCCTGGAACTCAGCACGGAATTCTTCTTGGTGCCATCTACTGATGCCAATCCTAGCTTCACAACCCCACAACACTCGATCTATACAGCTTGTGCGGGATGCACGGTGAAAAGCACGAAGATTGGTGCGTTTTTTCGAGACGAAGTATGGGTGGTGCCTGTTTTATCCTTGTCAGCCGTCACCATGATGCTTATAGCGGGTTTCGAAGTCTTCGTTTTGTGCAAAGCCTATTACACCACCCCCAGTAGGAGACACTTGTTCCTAGGACAGATGCTGCTTTTGGGGTTGTTTTCTGGTGCGGCCCTTGCTAGTGTCTTCACGGCATCTCCCACGCAGTTCACATGTGCTATAGTTCGTTTTGGCACTGGGGTAACTTACGCGATAATATTCGCTTCTCTCCTAGTGAAATGTGTGTTTTTGGTGAGTTTAAACGGAGGTGTGTACCTTCCTGCACCGTACCAAGGACTCTTGTTGCTTTTCGCTATTTTGATCCAGGTAGCTATAGGCGCCCAATGGCTCTTAACTAATCCTCCAATAGTGGACGAAGTGACATTCGACAATGTGATGCTGGGCGGTAATAAATATGGAGTTCTGGTAACGGCGGAGGATTTAGGTAAACCAGTAACGGTGCATCTATGCCGTACCCCTTTTATGGACATGCTTTTCAGCTTGATCTACGTGATATTCCTCGTGGTGTTCGTGACGGTTTTGGCGGTCAAATCACGTGGCATACGAGATAACTACAGGGAGGCTACCTATATAGGCATGTCCGTGGGTTGTAGCATAATGATATGGGTAATATGGACCATGTCTGGATTTATAGTTCACGAAAGGCATAAAGATGCATGCATCGCGTTCGGGTTGGTTGTATCTTCGATCGTTGTTTTTTTAATAATGTTTATGCCGAAGGGGAGACAGCTGGCCGCGATGGGCAAGGAGGGTGTTTACGTGGAGGACAGAGAGGAGAGATTCAGCTCCTTGAGTCGCGCTGGTTCTGGTTATTCCCCTTCCTTCTTCCATTTTAAGCCCGTGAAGTATGGCCTTAGTCATGGATCATCGCAAAAAATCCCGCCAGTATTAACGACAGTCGGACCAG
- the LOC123308542 gene encoding uncharacterized protein LOC123308542, whose amino-acid sequence MERLISEVKKRNVLWNRAHPRHKERGMIEREWDAVAKNTGLSSIECRKKWRNLRDQFAKEYKKIPKREYEDSQELSDLYGGKWQFFHSLVFLKDNLGQSSTEGNQPILDISENSQMAPIDTKSFLSDDTVHVTQEISNDISSNTTRYTSTKHFRPKRRRVLNNNNDRIVVETRLLEIERRMLEMLQTQDDENLLFLKSLHPYMKRLDPLQQLNVRTKFQQILTDEISNGFSNVH is encoded by the exons ATGGAACGTCTGATTTCTGAAGTGAAGAAAAGGAATGTATTGTGGAACAGAGCGCATCCCCGTCATAAGGAACGTGGAATGATTGAAAGAGAATGGGATGCAGTAGCAAAAAATACAGGATTATCAA GTATAGAATGTAGAAAAAAATGGCGGAACTTGCGGGACCAATTTGCGAAGGAGTACAAAAAAATACCGAAACGCGAATATGAAGATTCTCAGGAATTATCCGACTTATATGGTGGAAAATGGCAGTTTTTTCACTCTTTAGTGTTCTTGAAGGACAACTTAGGACAAAGTTCTACCGAGGGAAATCAACCTATTCTTGACATTAGTGAAAATTCGCAAATGGCTCCAATAGACACTAAAAGTTTTTTGTCAGATGATACAGTTCACGTTACCCAAGAAATTTCAAACGACATTTCTTCAAATACAACGCGATATACTTCGACAAAGCATTTTCGTCCAAAAAGGAGAAGAGTACTCAACAATAATAATGACAGAATTGTAGTAGAAACTAGACTATTGGAAATTGAGAGGAGAATGCTCGAAATGTTACAGACCCAAGATGATGAGAATTTACTGTTTCTAAAGTCTCTACATCCTTATATGAAGAGACTCGATCCTTTGCAACAACTGAATGTGAGGACTAAATTCCAACAAATTTTAACAGACGAAATTTCAAATGGTTTCTCAAATGTTCATTGA